The window CTGGTTCCAGGTGGCCTTCACGTATCTTCTCGGCATGCCGCTACCCATTCTACACAGAATTTCATCCGTCACGGTCCCCGCCCAATTCGCCCAATCACTCGCCCACAGCGCCCCATCCCCCTGTCCGCCGATTATCGTCACAGGGTCCCCAAGGCTCGCCGACGGGATCTCAGTCACGTCGAACAGGGTGTGGTGCATGAAGATCTCCCCCACCGCCGGTGCAAGCCACCCACGGACTGCAGCCCGAGCGGCCCCAGAAGCGACCCGGGGCAGGCCGTCGCCGTATCCCACCGGCACAGTCGCGACAGTGGTCTCCCGCGTGGCCCTGAACGTTCCACCGTACCCCGCTCTCTCTCCTGGACGAATCCGTCGCAACTCGACGATCCGTGTGTAGACCGTCATCACGCGCTTGCCAAAGGGCTCGCCGCCCAGGTATCCGTATAGGCAGATTCCCGGCCTCACTAGATCGAGCCGCGTCTCCGGGTAATAGATAGCCGCCGCCGACCCGGCGGCGTGAACGCGCGCGGGCCTAACCCCCGACTCCCCCAATCTGCGGATGACCCACTTCAGCACCTCCAGCTCTGCCGAAACCGACC is drawn from Bacillota bacterium and contains these coding sequences:
- the alr gene encoding alanine racemase, which encodes MSPAEVIIDLDALAYNLRLVKERCQGSPVLAMVKGDAYGHGLVECARALVAAGSERLGVARMADAVSLRKAGVTVPVHVLAPCTEDDVTRVVLSGAVVTVNSADVLSSLAAEARLRSSPARVEIEVDSGLHRSGLPPDAAVKLGEVIGLLGPDVRLEGVYTHFSSADCGDSRSVSAELEVLKWVIRRLGESGVRPARVHAAGSAAAIYYPETRLDLVRPGICLYGYLGGEPFGKRVMTVYTRIVELRRIRPGERAGYGGTFRATRETTVATVPVGYGDGLPRVASGAARAAVRGWLAPAVGEIFMHHTLFDVTEIPSASLGDPVTIIGGQGDGALWASDWANWAGTVTDEILCRMGSGMPRRYVKATWNQ